A window from Malacoplasma iowae encodes these proteins:
- the rplV gene encoding 50S ribosomal protein L22, protein MKARAIQRHIHLSPRKAKLVCDLIRNKNATVAINILENTRKKAAPIVLKLLHSAIANATNNHALSGDKLYVYHIVANQGQTLKRTNPRAKGSADLLKKRHCHIEIILSDDPNERAKDLALIKERQAKRAKNNKGYSAKQRAGKVEKKKREDKPVVKKPAPAKKPEPKKVEQKPVVERKVSAEALKREQEQLKVVETKPVEKTADKKTAKPVEVEKTAIIMISASPKHADILLDDPSKKVFFYKVTPVNKVKRVLIYATAPIQGVVGEFDLEKIDIKAVSTIWKNYGANSVLSKKEYDEYYKDKKEAHAMISKEAFRYSKPKKLEDFNMKKGPSGFQYLK, encoded by the coding sequence ATGAAAGCTAGAGCGATACAAAGACATATTCATTTATCTCCTAGAAAAGCTAAACTTGTATGTGACTTAATTAGAAATAAAAATGCTACTGTTGCAATCAACATTTTAGAGAATACAAGAAAAAAAGCAGCACCAATCGTTTTAAAACTTTTACATAGTGCGATTGCAAATGCTACAAACAACCATGCTTTATCTGGTGATAAACTTTATGTTTACCACATTGTTGCTAACCAAGGGCAAACATTAAAAAGAACAAATCCAAGAGCTAAAGGTTCAGCTGATTTGTTAAAGAAAAGACATTGTCACATTGAAATCATCTTATCAGATGATCCAAATGAAAGAGCTAAAGATTTAGCTTTAATTAAAGAACGTCAAGCTAAAAGAGCTAAAAATAATAAAGGTTATTCAGCTAAACAACGTGCTGGAAAAGTTGAAAAGAAAAAAAGAGAAGACAAGCCAGTTGTTAAAAAACCAGCACCAGCTAAAAAACCTGAACCTAAAAAGGTAGAACAAAAACCTGTTGTAGAACGTAAAGTAAGTGCTGAAGCTTTAAAAAGAGAACAAGAACAACTAAAAGTAGTTGAAACAAAACCAGTTGAAAAAACTGCTGATAAAAAAACTGCAAAACCAGTAGAGGTTGAAAAAACAGCTATTATTATGATTTCAGCTTCTCCAAAACACGCTGACATTTTGTTAGATGATCCAAGTAAAAAAGTTTTCTTTTATAAAGTTACTCCAGTTAACAAAGTTAAAAGAGTATTGATTTATGCAACTGCTCCAATTCAAGGTGTTGTTGGTGAATTCGATTTAGAAAAAATTGATATTAAAGCTGTATCAACAATTTGAAAAAATTATGGTGCAAATTCTGTACTATCTAAAAAAGAATACGATGAATATTATAAAGATAAAAAAGAAGCGCATGCAATGATTTCTAAAGAAGCATTTAGATATAGTAAACCTAAAAAACTTGAAGACTTTAATATGAAAAAAGGTCCAAGTGGTTTCCAATATTTAAAATAA
- the tsf gene encoding translation elongation factor Ts, which produces MSSITEKIKELRQRTQAGFMDCQKALKECGEDVEKAIIWLREKGIAKAAKKADAIAAEGLTNAIVKDDLGLVIEVNTQTDFVAKNENFTELFNEIAEAIFKNKKTSKEEVEEMKLPSGNDVKTACVELTAKIGEKIEFRRAELISKTKDQTFGAYQHSNGRISSIVLIDGKVSADVAKDVAMHLTAMNPRFLNKDSVDKNWLETEKKLLLEKSKEEAKSAKKDPKFAEKIVEGRLNKILAENCLEDQPFFKEPSLTIKKYLEQNKGKLVKMVRFELGEGIEKKVVDFASEVAAQMKK; this is translated from the coding sequence ATGAGCAGTATTACTGAAAAAATTAAAGAACTAAGACAAAGAACACAAGCTGGTTTTATGGACTGTCAAAAAGCATTGAAAGAATGCGGAGAAGACGTTGAAAAAGCAATAATTTGACTTAGAGAAAAAGGTATAGCTAAAGCAGCTAAAAAAGCAGATGCTATTGCAGCTGAAGGTTTAACTAATGCTATTGTTAAAGATGATCTAGGTTTAGTTATTGAAGTAAATACTCAGACTGACTTTGTTGCAAAAAACGAAAACTTTACTGAATTATTTAATGAAATTGCAGAAGCTATTTTTAAAAACAAAAAAACTTCTAAAGAAGAAGTTGAAGAAATGAAACTTCCAAGTGGTAATGATGTTAAGACTGCTTGTGTGGAATTAACAGCTAAAATTGGAGAAAAAATTGAATTTAGAAGAGCAGAATTAATTTCAAAAACTAAAGACCAAACATTTGGTGCTTACCAACACTCAAATGGTAGAATTTCTTCTATAGTTTTAATTGATGGTAAAGTAAGTGCTGATGTTGCTAAAGATGTTGCTATGCATTTAACAGCAATGAATCCAAGATTTTTAAATAAAGATTCTGTTGACAAAAATTGATTGGAAACAGAAAAGAAATTACTTTTAGAAAAATCTAAAGAAGAAGCTAAATCAGCTAAAAAAGATCCAAAATTTGCTGAAAAAATCGTTGAAGGAAGACTAAACAAAATTCTTGCAGAAAATTGTTTAGAAGACCAACCATTTTTCAAAGAACCTTCTTTAACTATTAAAAAATATCTAGAACAAAACAAAGGTAAACTTGTTAAAATGGTTCGTTTTGAATTAGGTGAAGGTATTGAAAAGAAAGTAGTAGACTTTGCTAGCGAAGTTGCTGCTCAAATGAAGAAATAG
- the rplW gene encoding 50S ribosomal protein L23, giving the protein MDLLSVIVKPVFSEKSYGLKAEEIKKYMFEVNKKANKYEIALAFEMIYGIKPEKINIVNRKPTAIRTGTRNPGLTKFKKIAYITLPKGVDIAMDEEEAKEAKETKKENK; this is encoded by the coding sequence ATGGATTTACTAAGTGTAATTGTTAAACCTGTTTTTTCCGAAAAAAGTTATGGTTTAAAAGCTGAAGAAATAAAAAAATACATGTTTGAAGTTAACAAAAAAGCTAACAAATATGAAATTGCTTTAGCGTTTGAAATGATTTATGGAATTAAACCTGAAAAAATCAACATTGTTAATAGAAAACCTACAGCAATTAGAACTGGAACAAGAAATCCAGGATTAACTAAATTTAAAAAAATTGCATACATCACTTTACCAAAAGGTGTTGATATAGCAATGGATGAAGAAGAAGCTAAAGAAGCTAAAGAAACTAAAAAAGAAAATAAGTAA
- the rplC gene encoding 50S ribosomal protein L3 yields MKMLLGKKVGMTQLFLESGKAIPVTIIHAEPNVVLENKTKEKNGYVATKVGFGDVEAKRVNKPTMGTFKKIKQDPKKHIKEFRDVEGYNVGDKICVDVFSNGDLVDAQAITKGHGFTGAIKRWNFKVGPLGHGAGYPHRYQGSISFGRGGSQGQRVPKGKKMSGHYGHELVTIQNLTVVNVDKEKNLILVQGSVPGPNKGLVLLKTTTKAVKKIEPLKLSTGKVKESAVIAEAAHHTEGAAAEAAKGE; encoded by the coding sequence ATGAAAATGTTATTAGGGAAAAAAGTTGGAATGACTCAACTATTCTTAGAGAGTGGTAAAGCAATTCCTGTAACTATTATTCATGCTGAACCTAATGTGGTGTTAGAAAATAAAACAAAAGAAAAAAATGGATACGTTGCTACTAAAGTTGGTTTTGGTGATGTTGAAGCTAAAAGAGTTAACAAACCAACAATGGGGACGTTCAAAAAAATTAAACAAGATCCTAAAAAACACATTAAAGAATTTAGAGATGTTGAAGGATATAACGTAGGAGATAAAATCTGCGTTGATGTATTTTCAAATGGTGATTTAGTTGATGCTCAAGCAATAACTAAAGGTCATGGATTTACTGGTGCTATAAAAAGATGAAACTTTAAAGTTGGACCATTAGGTCATGGTGCTGGTTATCCACATAGATATCAAGGTTCTATTTCTTTTGGTCGTGGTGGTAGCCAAGGGCAAAGAGTACCTAAAGGTAAAAAAATGTCAGGTCACTATGGACATGAACTTGTAACTATTCAAAACTTAACTGTTGTAAATGTTGATAAAGAAAAAAACTTAATTTTAGTTCAAGGAAGTGTTCCAGGACCAAATAAAGGTTTAGTTTTACTAAAAACTACTACAAAAGCTGTTAAGAAAATTGAACCTTTAAAATTGTCTACAGGAAAAGTTAAAGAATCAGCTGTTATTGCAGAAGCTGCTCACCACACAGAAGGTGCAGCAGCAGAAGCTGCGAAAGGAGAATAG
- the pyrH gene encoding UMP kinase translates to MNSTQTKKQTIMLKLSGASLKDGDSDNPISFDVLQHLAEQVKLLTPYYNIAIVLGGGNIWRGKIVKEINMERHQADYMGMLATVINSIALESAFKNNGIKTKVYSKLEITKVCDDYLIRNVLNDLENGVVTILAGGTGSPFFTTDTGSAIAAIEIKADAILMGKNDVDGVCSDDPKVNPNAIFYPKLTYDDLFVKDLKVMDATAISLCKEYKISLIVFKINEKWSIIKTLKKENKFTLIN, encoded by the coding sequence ATGAATAGTACTCAAACTAAAAAACAAACCATTATGTTAAAGTTAAGTGGAGCATCATTAAAAGATGGTGATTCTGATAATCCTATTTCTTTTGATGTTTTGCAACATTTAGCAGAACAAGTTAAATTACTTACACCATATTACAATATTGCTATTGTTTTAGGTGGTGGAAACATTTGAAGAGGAAAAATTGTTAAAGAAATAAACATGGAAAGACACCAAGCTGATTACATGGGTATGCTTGCAACTGTCATTAATTCAATTGCTTTAGAATCAGCTTTCAAAAATAATGGAATAAAAACAAAAGTATATAGCAAATTAGAAATTACAAAAGTTTGCGATGACTATTTAATTAGAAATGTATTAAATGATCTTGAAAATGGTGTTGTCACTATTTTGGCTGGTGGAACTGGTAGTCCATTTTTTACAACAGATACTGGAAGTGCAATTGCTGCAATTGAAATAAAAGCTGATGCAATATTAATGGGTAAAAACGATGTTGATGGTGTTTGCTCAGATGACCCTAAAGTAAATCCAAATGCTATTTTTTATCCAAAACTAACTTATGATGATCTATTTGTAAAAGATTTAAAAGTTATGGATGCTACTGCTATATCTTTATGTAAAGAATACAAAATATCTTTAATTGTATTTAAGATAAATGAAAAATGAAGTATTATAAAAACTTTAAAAAAAGAAAACAAATTTACATTAATTAATTAA
- the coaD gene encoding pantetheine-phosphate adenylyltransferase: MNNKKNAAIFPGTFEVFHLGHVDILKKALKLFKKVYVVVSNNPEKDPKTLDQRFLRTKIVLQQLKLANVEVVKNEGRTIDIANKLECYYIIRGVRNNFDLDYEIKLYDSYKEINHNFETILLISDYEFRKLSSTRILRSLKNEK, encoded by the coding sequence ATGAATAATAAAAAAAATGCTGCTATTTTTCCTGGAACTTTTGAAGTGTTTCACTTAGGTCATGTTGATATATTAAAAAAAGCACTTAAATTGTTTAAAAAAGTTTATGTTGTTGTTTCAAATAATCCTGAAAAAGATCCAAAAACTTTAGACCAAAGATTTCTTAGGACTAAGATAGTTTTACAACAATTAAAACTAGCAAATGTTGAGGTTGTTAAAAATGAAGGAAGGACAATAGATATTGCTAATAAACTTGAGTGTTATTATATAATAAGAGGTGTAAGAAATAATTTTGATTTGGATTATGAAATCAAATTATATGATTCTTACAAAGAAATAAATCATAATTTTGAAACAATTTTATTGATTTCAGATTATGAGTTTCGTAAGCTATCTTCAACAAGGATATTAAGGAGTTTAAAAAATGAAAAATAG
- the rpsJ gene encoding 30S ribosomal protein S10 has product MKNELKIKLFSYDHRLLDASVRKIIKTSKDSGASVKGPIPLPTKKEVFTICRSPHVNKPSREQFERRTHKRLIILTNTTEKTREGLKNLIIPSGVDIQITL; this is encoded by the coding sequence ATGAAAAACGAATTGAAAATAAAATTATTTTCTTATGATCATAGATTACTAGATGCATCTGTAAGAAAAATAATTAAAACTTCAAAAGATAGCGGGGCTTCTGTAAAAGGACCTATTCCGCTACCAACTAAAAAGGAAGTATTTACAATTTGTCGTTCTCCACACGTAAACAAACCATCACGTGAACAATTTGAAAGAAGAACGCACAAACGTTTAATTATATTAACTAACACTACAGAAAAAACTAGAGAAGGTTTAAAGAATTTGATTATCCCGTCTGGTGTTGATATTCAAATTACTTTATAA
- the rplB gene encoding 50S ribosomal protein L2 produces MPTKRVKSRSSGVRQTIVIDYKKVLTTTSPEKSLLVSLSKNAGRNNQGKITVRHHGGGVKQKYRIVDFKRDKINKVATVKTIEYDPNRTSFISLVAYEDGEKRYIITPKDLKVGDKILSSDQLIDIKVGNALPIKYIPEGTFVHNIELIPHKGGQMIRSAGTSAQILGKDETGEYTIVKLSSGEVRKILNDCMATIGVVSNEDHNLVVIGKAGTNRHRGIRPTVRGSAMNPNDHPHGGGEGRSPIGHDAPRTPWGKRHMGVKTRNSKKSSTSLIVRRRK; encoded by the coding sequence ATGCCAACTAAACGTGTAAAAAGTAGAAGTAGTGGTGTAAGACAAACAATTGTAATTGATTATAAAAAAGTTCTTACAACAACTTCTCCAGAAAAATCGCTTTTAGTGTCTTTAAGTAAAAATGCTGGTAGAAACAACCAAGGTAAAATTACTGTTAGACACCATGGTGGCGGTGTAAAACAAAAATACCGTATCGTTGATTTTAAAAGAGACAAAATTAATAAAGTTGCAACTGTTAAAACAATTGAATACGATCCAAATAGAACATCTTTCATATCATTAGTTGCATATGAAGATGGTGAAAAAAGATATATTATTACTCCAAAAGATTTAAAGGTTGGAGACAAAATACTTTCTAGTGATCAATTAATTGATATTAAAGTTGGTAACGCTTTACCAATCAAATATATTCCAGAAGGTACTTTTGTACATAATATAGAATTAATACCACACAAAGGTGGTCAAATGATTAGATCTGCTGGTACATCAGCACAAATTCTTGGTAAAGACGAAACTGGAGAATACACAATTGTTAAATTATCTTCAGGTGAAGTTAGAAAAATATTAAATGATTGTATGGCTACAATTGGGGTTGTTTCAAACGAAGACCACAATTTAGTTGTTATAGGTAAAGCTGGTACTAATAGACACAGAGGTATTAGACCAACAGTTAGAGGGTCAGCTATGAACCCTAATGATCACCCACATGGTGGTGGTGAAGGTAGAAGTCCAATCGGACATGATGCACCTAGAACTCCATGAGGTAAAAGACACATGGGTGTTAAAACTAGAAATTCAAAAAAATCTTCTACTTCATTAATAGTAAGACGTAGAAAATAA
- the frr gene encoding ribosome recycling factor, whose translation MEWNIFKKEFEDKANEKIEWFQSEFDKIKTGRPNPAILDSVHVEAYGAKSKIIEIANVQVVEGKQLVIKPYDKSLIQTITADILKSNLGLNPQADAELIRINFPPQTEETRKASVKKAKEFVEQAKIGIRNIRADVHKKYKNDKEVSEDLIKYFDTELDKITKAYNTKIDEAFAKKEKDLMHL comes from the coding sequence ATGGAATGAAATATTTTTAAAAAAGAATTTGAAGATAAAGCTAATGAAAAAATTGAATGATTTCAAAGTGAATTTGACAAAATTAAAACTGGAAGACCAAATCCTGCAATTTTAGATTCTGTTCATGTTGAAGCTTATGGAGCAAAAAGTAAAATTATAGAAATAGCTAATGTTCAAGTTGTTGAAGGAAAACAATTAGTTATTAAACCATATGATAAATCTTTGATTCAAACAATAACTGCAGATATATTAAAAAGTAATTTAGGGTTAAATCCACAAGCTGATGCTGAATTAATTAGAATTAATTTTCCTCCACAAACTGAAGAAACAAGAAAAGCATCAGTAAAAAAAGCTAAAGAATTTGTGGAACAAGCTAAAATTGGAATAAGAAACATAAGAGCAGATGTTCACAAAAAATATAAAAATGATAAAGAAGTTAGTGAAGATTTAATTAAATATTTTGACACTGAATTAGATAAAATAACAAAAGCTTACAACACAAAAATTGACGAAGCTTTTGCAAAAAAAGAAAAAGACTTAATGCACTTATAA
- the uppS gene encoding polyprenyl diphosphate synthase, with protein sequence MNNSLNHIAFIMDGNGRWAKKRNKKRIFGHAQGVKVIPDIIKECINQKIKFVSFFAFSVENWNRPKEEVNFLLSLITKYATKKIINDLNKIDAKVNWIGFEDKLDKKTLDAIKLIVDNTKENKNIIVNIFFNYSGTKDLNNAINLAIKDKDNQKEDIKKYLLTSNLPPIDLLIRTGGEYRISNFSLYDLAYSEIIIENTMWPDYNKELLKTNINEYNNRHRRFGKIEE encoded by the coding sequence ATGAATAATAGTTTAAACCATATTGCATTCATTATGGATGGAAATGGTAGATGAGCTAAAAAAAGAAACAAAAAAAGAATTTTTGGTCATGCACAGGGTGTTAAAGTAATTCCCGATATAATTAAAGAGTGCATAAATCAAAAGATTAAGTTTGTTTCTTTTTTTGCATTTAGTGTTGAAAATTGAAATCGTCCTAAAGAAGAAGTAAACTTTTTATTATCTTTAATAACTAAATATGCAACAAAAAAAATTATTAATGATCTAAATAAAATAGATGCAAAAGTTAATTGAATAGGATTTGAAGATAAGCTTGATAAAAAAACTTTGGATGCTATTAAATTAATTGTTGATAACACTAAAGAAAATAAAAATATTATAGTAAATATATTTTTTAATTATAGTGGAACAAAAGATTTAAACAATGCAATCAATCTTGCTATAAAAGATAAAGACAATCAAAAAGAAGATATAAAAAAATATTTATTAACATCAAATTTACCACCAATTGATTTATTAATTAGAACGGGTGGCGAATATAGGATTAGTAATTTTTCACTATATGATTTAGCATATAGTGAAATTATTATAGAGAATACGATGTGGCCAGATTATAATAAAGAATTGTTAAAAACTAACATAAATGAATATAATAATAGGCATAGACGTTTTGGGAAAATAGAAGAATAG
- a CDS encoding Cof-type HAD-IIB family hydrolase, producing the protein MKLFIFDIDGTLLNDNKKINDSTKKAIKQLLAQNNKVILCTGRTPIQAQGVIKELNLQDYIIGNNGACWLNLKDNSCWKSNHTIPSQTRKLFYKIAKKLKRELLFSDGFKYWRVYFGNNPKQDINDPLYFIGGTSKEPIYDDWNKIKKIYFRSKEIVQVSIKMESKLLPQYLSIVKEKSKEDIEILETSRVYIQALNINNNKWNGIKEILKKENIVNKENIYCFGDSDNDLSMIKNCANGIVMGNACDKLKQHAKEIIGNNNEDAIFNFLKSKKLI; encoded by the coding sequence ATGAAATTATTTATATTTGATATTGATGGGACTTTGTTGAATGACAATAAAAAAATAAATGATTCAACCAAAAAAGCAATTAAGCAATTATTAGCACAAAACAATAAAGTTATTTTGTGTACTGGTAGAACTCCAATTCAAGCACAAGGAGTTATAAAAGAACTTAATTTACAAGATTATATTATTGGTAATAATGGTGCTTGTTGATTAAACTTAAAAGATAATTCTTGTTGAAAATCAAATCATACAATCCCAAGTCAAACGAGAAAATTATTTTATAAGATAGCAAAAAAACTTAAAAGAGAATTATTATTTAGTGATGGGTTTAAATATTGAAGAGTTTATTTTGGTAATAATCCAAAACAAGATATCAATGACCCCCTTTATTTCATAGGGGGGACTAGTAAAGAACCTATCTATGATGATTGAAATAAGATCAAAAAAATTTACTTTAGATCAAAAGAAATTGTTCAAGTTTCAATTAAAATGGAAAGTAAACTGTTACCACAATATTTATCTATTGTTAAAGAAAAATCAAAAGAAGATATAGAAATTCTTGAAACATCAAGAGTTTATATACAAGCACTGAACATAAACAACAATAAGTGAAATGGAATTAAAGAAATTTTAAAAAAAGAAAATATAGTTAACAAAGAAAACATTTATTGTTTTGGTGATTCAGATAATGATTTGTCTATGATAAAAAATTGTGCTAATGGTATTGTTATGGGGAATGCATGTGACAAACTTAAACAACATGCAAAAGAAATAATAGGAAATAATAATGAAGATGCAATTTTTAATTTTTTAAAATCTAAAAAATTAATTTAA
- a CDS encoding L-lactate dehydrogenase, with amino-acid sequence MKNRKVVLIGCGAVGQAFLYGALNQNLFDEYVLIDAFENAAKGNAIDTSDAIPNLVQPPKYVKAGTYEDCADADIVVITAGVAQKPGETRIELIGRNAKIIQDIATEVKDSGFDGITVIASNPVDIISTIYQRVTGFDVHKIIGTGTSLDSVRLNRLIAEKYDVSPKSVCAYVVGEHGDTSVSVFSKATIGGIPLSKFGKKMTESQQRKMHNEVMRMAYKIINLKRATFYGIGAAINKICRAVLQDENIVLPVSCVTKGTFEMQLGWPAVVNKNGWSKPLKLELNAEERRKFNKSAKEMKKVFDEAISELGL; translated from the coding sequence ATGAAAAATAGAAAAGTGGTTCTAATTGGTTGTGGAGCTGTTGGACAAGCATTTTTATATGGGGCTTTAAACCAAAACCTATTTGATGAATATGTATTAATTGATGCATTTGAAAATGCAGCTAAAGGAAATGCAATTGATACATCTGATGCTATTCCTAACTTAGTTCAACCACCAAAATATGTTAAAGCTGGTACATATGAAGATTGTGCAGATGCTGACATTGTTGTTATTACAGCTGGTGTTGCTCAAAAACCAGGAGAAACTAGAATTGAACTAATTGGTAGAAATGCAAAAATTATTCAAGATATAGCTACTGAAGTAAAAGATTCTGGATTTGATGGAATTACTGTAATTGCTTCTAACCCAGTAGATATTATTTCTACAATTTACCAAAGAGTTACAGGTTTTGATGTTCACAAAATTATTGGAACTGGAACATCACTTGATTCAGTTAGATTAAATAGATTAATTGCTGAAAAATATGATGTTTCACCAAAAAGTGTTTGTGCTTATGTAGTTGGTGAACATGGAGATACATCTGTATCTGTATTCTCAAAAGCTACAATTGGTGGTATCCCATTATCTAAATTTGGTAAAAAAATGACTGAATCTCAACAAAGAAAGATGCACAATGAAGTTATGAGAATGGCTTATAAAATCATTAATCTTAAAAGAGCAACTTTCTATGGTATTGGGGCTGCTATTAACAAAATTTGTAGAGCAGTTTTACAAGACGAAAACATTGTACTACCAGTATCTTGTGTAACTAAAGGTACTTTTGAAATGCAACTTGGTTGACCAGCAGTTGTTAATAAAAATGGTTGAAGCAAACCATTAAAATTAGAATTAAATGCTGAAGAAAGAAGAAAATTCAACAAGTCTGCTAAAGAAATGAAAAAAGTTTTTGATGAAGCTATAAGTGAACTTGGACTTTAA
- the rplD gene encoding 50S ribosomal protein L4 yields MPSITLITDLNGNTKSVDLKNTKLIEKKINNQVIYDSILVANAGERQGTHSTLSKGEVRGGGRKPYRQKHTGRARQGSIRNPQWVGGGVAFGVTPEKNYKLKQNSKANKLAFRSAITLKINSNSLNLLVDKVDIKKPSTKSIDALLKKLKYTNKKILFVLNDENDNLLKSCRNIETVESKLWNQVSTRDIIASDLAIIQEDAFNKISEVFA; encoded by the coding sequence ATGCCATCAATTACATTAATTACTGATTTAAATGGAAACACAAAAAGTGTTGATTTAAAAAATACTAAGTTAATTGAAAAGAAAATTAATAACCAAGTTATTTATGATTCTATTCTTGTAGCAAATGCTGGTGAAAGACAAGGAACTCACTCAACTTTATCAAAAGGTGAAGTTAGAGGTGGTGGTAGAAAACCATATAGACAAAAACACACTGGTAGAGCAAGACAAGGTTCTATTAGAAACCCTCAATGAGTTGGTGGTGGTGTTGCTTTTGGTGTTACTCCAGAAAAAAACTATAAATTAAAACAAAACTCTAAAGCTAACAAATTAGCTTTTAGATCAGCTATAACTTTAAAAATTAATAGTAATTCATTAAATTTATTAGTTGATAAAGTTGATATTAAAAAACCATCAACTAAATCAATTGATGCATTACTTAAAAAATTAAAATATACAAATAAGAAAATTTTATTTGTATTAAATGATGAAAATGATAACTTACTTAAATCATGTAGAAATATTGAAACAGTTGAATCTAAATTATGAAACCAAGTTTCTACAAGAGATATCATTGCAAGTGATTTAGCTATTATTCAAGAAGATGCTTTTAACAAAATTTCGGAGGTATTTGCATAA
- the rpsS gene encoding 30S ribosomal protein S19, whose translation MARSSKKGPYVEPSLMKKVKLMAAQDKKKPIKTWSRRSTIFPEFVGLTFEVHNGKTFSNVYVTEDMIGHKLGEFSLTRNFKQHTGNRK comes from the coding sequence ATGGCAAGAAGTTCAAAAAAAGGACCTTATGTAGAACCAAGTTTAATGAAAAAAGTTAAACTTATGGCTGCACAAGATAAAAAGAAACCAATTAAAACTTGATCTAGAAGAAGTACAATTTTCCCTGAATTTGTTGGTTTAACTTTTGAAGTACACAATGGAAAAACTTTCTCTAATGTTTATGTAACAGAAGATATGATAGGTCACAAACTAGGTGAGTTTTCATTAACTAGAAACTTTAAACAACATACAGGGAATAGAAAATAG
- a CDS encoding phosphatidate cytidylyltransferase: MQINKLDDTKRKTLANRTIVSIIILFYYILTLLFSFLSDSTILSLTSTDVISSLSTRGIMGIVFVVSFFVPLPMAIYEFNKLIFGKNIKSFIVLLIVSSLYYLAPNITYIVLKNFVQINRFQVTDKLYLQTELYFYLSFILVQSLILFVVLNTTLILNKKNNVKNTVTINGLGFVINFGFLSLCYIGLAKSWVLLLFLFFIIWSTDVFCYLCGSFFGKKQLVPKISPNKTVEGAIYGAITATVITLAYPGLLLINTSNLLFDKILWVNIGYLVDSKNQTLLTQEAPLYVSWILLIFLILCLVITCMIGDLLFSYVKRVYEIKDYSNVLRTHGGVLDRLDSILFTGTCFTIFFMVIQPIMLFWFGKNM, from the coding sequence ATGCAAATTAATAAACTTGATGACACTAAAAGAAAAACTTTAGCTAATAGAACTATTGTTTCTATAATCATTTTGTTTTACTACATTCTAACTTTACTTTTCTCTTTTTTATCTGATAGTACAATTTTGTCTTTAACATCAACTGATGTTATTAGTTCATTAAGTACTAGAGGTATAATGGGAATTGTTTTTGTTGTATCTTTTTTTGTTCCATTACCAATGGCAATATATGAATTTAATAAATTAATTTTTGGTAAAAATATTAAATCATTTATTGTATTACTAATAGTTTCAAGTTTGTATTATCTTGCCCCAAACATAACCTATATAGTATTAAAAAACTTTGTACAAATAAATAGATTCCAAGTAACAGACAAATTATATTTGCAAACAGAACTTTATTTTTATTTGTCTTTTATATTAGTTCAATCTTTAATTTTATTTGTTGTTTTGAACACAACACTAATACTTAATAAAAAAAATAATGTTAAAAACACAGTAACTATTAACGGTTTGGGATTTGTAATTAATTTTGGATTTTTGTCTTTATGTTATATTGGATTGGCTAAGTCTTGAGTTTTATTATTGTTTTTATTTTTCATTATTTGATCAACAGATGTTTTTTGTTATTTGTGTGGTTCTTTTTTTGGGAAGAAACAACTTGTTCCAAAAATTTCACCAAATAAAACAGTAGAGGGTGCAATATATGGTGCAATAACAGCAACTGTTATAACATTAGCTTATCCTGGATTATTATTAATAAATACATCTAATTTACTTTTCGACAAAATATTGTGAGTTAATATTGGATATTTAGTAGACAGCAAAAACCAAACTTTGTTAACTCAAGAAGCACCACTATATGTAAGTTGAATTTTATTAATATTTTTAATTTTATGTTTAGTTATCACTTGTATGATTGGTGATTTATTATTTAGTTATGTTAAAAGAGTTTATGAAATAAAAGACTATAGTAATGTGTTAAGAACTCATGGCGGTGTTTTGGATAGATTAGATTCTATATTGTTTACTGGAACATGTTTTACAATATTTTTTATGGTAATCCAACCAATTATGTTATTTTGGTTTGGCAAAAATATGTAA